One window of Microtus pennsylvanicus isolate mMicPen1 chromosome X, mMicPen1.hap1, whole genome shotgun sequence genomic DNA carries:
- the Agtr2 gene encoding type-2 angiotensin II receptor gives MKDNFSFAATSKNITSSLPFDSLNISGTNESTFNCSHKPSDKHLEAIPVLYYIVFVIGFAVNIVVVSLFCCQKGPKKVSSIYIFNLAVADLLLLATLPLWASYYSYRYDWLFGPVMCKVFGSFLTLNMFASIFFITCMSVDRYQSVIYPFLSQRRNPWQASYGVPLVWCMACLSSLPTFYFRDVRTIEYLGVNACIMAFPPEKYAQWSAGIALMKTILGFIIPLIFIATCYFGIRKHLLKTNSYGKNRITRDQVLKMAAAVVLAFIICWLPFHVLTFLDALAWMGIINNCGVIAVIDLALPFAILLGFTNSCVNPFLYCFVGNRFQQKLRSVFRVPITWIQGKRETMSCRKSSSLREMDTFVS, from the coding sequence ATGAAGGACAACTTCAGTTTTGCTGCTACCAGCAAAAACATCACCAGCAGCCTTCCTTTTGATAGTCTCAACATATCTGGCACCAATGAGTCCACCTTTAACTGCTCGCACAAGCCATCAGATAAGCATTTGGAAGCAATTCCTGTTCTCTACTACATCGTTTTTGTCATTGGGTTTGCTGTTAATATTGTTGTGGTCTCGCTGTTTTGTTGTCAAAAGGGCCCTAAAAAGGTTTCCAGCATTTACATTTTCAATCTGGCTGTGGCTGATTTACTCCTTTTGGCCACCCTTCCTCTCTGGGCATCTTATTACTCTTACAGATATGACTGGCTCTTTGGACCTGTGATGTGCAAAGTGTTTGGTTCTTTTCTGACCCTGAACATGTTTGCCAGCATTTTTTTCATTACCTGCATGAGTGTTGATAGGTACCAATCGGTTATCTATCCctttctgtctcaaagaaggaaTCCCTGGCAAGCATCTTATGGAGTGCCCCTTGTCTGGTGTATGGCCTGTCTGTCCTCACTGCCAACATTTTATTTCCGAGATGTTAGAACCATTGAATATTTAGGCGTGAATGCTTGTATTATGGCTTTCCCACCTGAGAAATATGCCCAGTGGTCTGCTGGGATTGCCTTAATGAAAACTATTCTTGGTTTTATTATTCCTTTAATATTCATAGCAACGTGTTACTTTGGAATCAGAAAACACCTGCTGAAGACCAATAGCTATGGAAAGAACAGAATAACCCGTGACCAAGTCTTGAAGATGGCAGCTGCTGTTGTGTTGGCGTTCATCATTTGCTGGCTTCCCTTCCATGTTCTGACCTTCCTGGATGCTCTGGCCTGGATGGGTATCATTAATAACTGTGGAGTCATAGCAGTCATTGACCTGGCACTTCCTTTTGCCATCCTCCTGGGATTCACCAACAGCTGTGTGAATCCCTTTCTGTACTGCTTTGTTGGAAACCGCTTCCAACAGAAGCTGCGCAGTGTGTTCAGGGTTCCGATTACTTGGATCCAAGGCAAGAGAGAGACTATGTCGTGCAGAAAAAGTAGTTCTCTTAGAGAAATGGACACCTTTGTGTCTTAA